Proteins co-encoded in one Montipora capricornis isolate CH-2021 chromosome 12, ASM3666992v2, whole genome shotgun sequence genomic window:
- the LOC138026885 gene encoding uncharacterized protein has product MEKENQQSVRFGKADHYRSVAKDYDNFYQARHEAMLPVLLKYFDDVEPDHVVVDIGSGTGFFGERIFEARQLKNAIWCVDPSPEMQAVAKQRKGVYAVTKTAEEFIADSKFDQLFDKVSIVNSFHHFSRPIEVLKGLRAHLKPSGEVLVVIEDTSTGSGLPHFTKEEENFRDAFQQCTKESISAVFRQADFKVEVLEEKIMWIVKKSLWYEMLRGRFYSTLSELSDEEIEDGIVELEMGKFKSLSPHDDVRIPFPFHVFRATKPAAKSTELAP; this is encoded by the exons atggaaaaagaaaatcaacaaagcGTTCGCTTCGGGAAAGCTG atcATTATCGCTCAGTTGCCAAAGATTATGACAACTTCTACCAAGCACGTCACGAGGCCATGTTACCGGTTCTTTTGAAATATTTCGATGATGTTGAACCCGACCATGTTGTAGTCGATATTGGCAGTGGAACTGGGTTCTTTGGAGAGAGGATTTTTGAGGCGCGGCAACTAAAAAATGCGATTTGGTGCGTGGATCCCAGCCCTGAAATGCAAGCAGTAGCCAAGCAAAGAAAAGGAGTTTATGCCGTGACAAAAACAGCGGAGGAGTTTATAGCCGATTCTAAATTCGACCAGCTCTTTGATAAGGTGTCAATTGTTAATTCTTTTCATCATTTTAGTCGGCCTATAGAGGTCCTCAAGGGTTTAAGAGCCCATTTGAAACCAAGTGGTGAGGTTTTGGTCGTAATCGAGGATACATCCACAGGCAGTGGGCTCCCGCACTTCACTAAAGAAGAGGAAAATTTCCGAGATGCCTTTCAACAATGCACTAAAGAGAGCATTTCCGCAGTTTTTCGGCAGGCAGATTTTAAAGTTGAAGTCTTGGAGGAAAAGATCATGTGGATTGTAAAGAAATCCCTGTGGTATGAAATGCTTCGTGGTCGTTTCTACAGCACATTAAGTGAGCTTTCTGACGAGGAAATAGAAGATGGCATCGTTGAGTTGGAAATGGGGAAGTTCAAGAGTTTGAGCCCTCATGACGACGTTCGAATTCCCTTTCCATTTCATGTTTTTAGAGCCACTAAACCAGCGGCTAAGAGCACGGAACTCGCACCATGA
- the LOC138025990 gene encoding alpha-1D adrenergic receptor-like, which produces MSILPLPRNNSDFLMNSTNDTPTSKMGGSDCHLLSMGNIYGMMVVNILSAVVGSVGNVLLICSVSRTLRLQTISNFLLVSMAVADVLVTALAQPLFSVFLGFQIDGQCRGTVLQFFRLIANMSCSASVLHLCLISIDRCLIILHSHHKSIRTKTRLKLALLIAWALPIIYGVLRLTISKKGTSHFTVIAVGLCYVAIISCYTLIILKVKKHISDQSIERRLAATMAIVVVIFTVCWFPLLYLRSAFAEENFGVAYNWARTLALSNSSMNPWIYCLRIAEFPEAYRRLLRCKCSDGTSEGHEMNTVTRVSNLDLSQQKNASVITPNSTA; this is translated from the coding sequence ATGTCCATTCTTCCGCTTCCTAGGAACAATTCGGATTTTCTAATGAACTCTACGAATGATACACCCACAAGCAAGATGGGCGGTAGTGACTGCCATTTGCTGTCCATGGGAAATATCTACGGCATGATGGTTGTAAATATCTTGTCAGCCGTCGTTGGCTCGGTAGGCAACGTGTTGCTGATTTGCTCCGTTTCCAGGACTCTCAGACTTCAAACAATTTCGAATTTTTTACTTGTTAGTATGGCGGTAGCCGATGTGTTGGTTACAGCGCTGGCGCAGCCTCTGTTTTCGGTCTTCCTTGGTTTTCAAATCGATGGCCAGTGCAGAGGAACTGTGTTACAGTTTTTCCGACTCATTGCCAACATGTCGTGTTCGGCGTCTGTTCTTCACTTGTGCCTCATCAGCATCGATCGCTGCCTGATTATTCTCCATTCACATCACAAATCTATTCGCACGAAAACCCGTCTCAAATTGGCCCTCCTGATCGCATGGGCATTGCCTATCATATATGGTGTCCTGCGCTTGACTATCAGTAAAAAGGGGACTTCGCATTTTACAGTTATTGCTGTTGGCCTCTGCTACGTCGCTATCATCTCATGCTACACTTTAATCATCTTAAAAGTCAAAAAACACATCTCTGATCAATCGATTGAACGTCGTTTAGCGGCAACCATGGCCATAGTGGTTGTAATTTTCACGGTTTGTTGGTTTCCTCTTCTATATTTGCGTTCTGCCTTTGCCGAGGAAAACTTTGGGGTGGCTTACAATTGGGCACGTACTCTGGCCTTGAGCAATTCGTCAATGAATCCGTGGATTTATTGCTTAAGGATCGCTGAGTTTCCCGAAGCTTACAGAAGATTGCTGCGGTGTAAATGTAGCGATGGAACGAGTGAGGGACACGAAATGAACACTGTAACGCGTGTGAGTAACTTGGACCTTAGTCAGCAGAAAAATGCAAGTGTTATAACTCCAAATAGTACAGCGTAA